In Camelina sativa cultivar DH55 chromosome 16, Cs, whole genome shotgun sequence, a single window of DNA contains:
- the LOC104751355 gene encoding uncharacterized protein LOC104751355 has product MADPETLAALKRAYADTILNTTKEAAARIMVSEKKARRYQQELATVRDDALHTLLRLKQMLDSKVKETEIISLKQQQKVEELEAQLEEAEDIVGELRAELRQLQDELKKRTDGQTHLKSDHEEDPRWINRDAAVSVVPEVSCIHESTEAVAPCIPVDQTESVVANGIKIPSLAHINSINRCSHKYNKDQYHHSLPSILTKRKESEGSAQIIHAVDSSMANGDLSSSVEVGDVNDGGCLHKVSSCKSVETLEISGCADATDSISSVRDGEAPVVSPNAPQKDDGNLVFLKTSPPTIVKTDAKKEEKESCENMEVSASPLCEETSVLALSKNRCIKYTFQRKRKKEVLSNLQGTSSFEESRNVKQKTGDKDDVYLESLKPSFTSESSRDIVYA; this is encoded by the exons ATGGCTGACCCAGAG ACCTTAGCGGCGTTGAAGAGAGCTTACGCCGATACGATACTGAACACGACGAAGGAAGCCGCGGCTCGTATTATGGTTTCTGAAAAGAAGGCGCGTAGGTATCAGCAAGAACTTGCGACGGTTAGAGATGATGCTCTTCATACGTTGCTTAGGCTTAAACAGATGCTTGATTCCAAG GTCAAGGAGACAGAGATAATATCCTTGAAGCAGCAACAGAAGGTTGAGGAACTGGAAGCTCAGCTTGAAGAGGCTGAAGATATTGTAGGAGAGCTGAGGGCGGAGTTGAGACAACTTCAAGATGAGCTCAAGAAACGCACGGATGGTCAGACACATCTTAAAAGTGATCATGAGGAAGACCCCCGTTGGATAAACCGTGATGCAGCAGTTTCTGTAGTGCCTGAGGTTTCTTGCATTCATGAGAGCACAGAAGCTGTAGCTCCTTGCATCCCAGTTGACCAAACTGAATCGGTGGTGGCTAATGGAATAAAAATCCCATCTTTGGCTCACATTAATAGTATTAACCGGTGTTCTCATAAATATAACAAGGATCAATATCACCACTCTCTTCCTTCTATACTGACAAAACGCAAGGAATCTGAAGGATCCGCTCAGATAATTCACGCAGTTGATAGCAGTATGGCCAATGGAGATCTGTCTTCCTCTGTAGAAGTAGGAGATGTGAATGATGGAGGTTGTCTTCACAAAGTTTCTTCTTGTAAAAGTGTAGAGACCTTAGAAATATCTGGTTGTGCTGATGCTACTGACTCCATATCTTCTGTTAGAGATGGAGAAGCCCCAGTAGTGTCTCCAAACGCTCCTCAGAAGGATGATGGCAATCTCGTATTCTTGAAAACATCTCCTCCAACGATTGTGAAAACAGAtgcaaagaaggaagaaaaagagagcTGTGAGAATATGGAAGTTTCGGCATCTCCTTTGTGCGAAGAAACTTCAGTTTTGGCACTTAGTAAAAACCGGTGTATCAAGTACACGtttcagaggaagagaaagaaggaggTTTTAAGCAATCTTCAAGGAACTTCATCGTTTGAGGAGAGCAGAAACGTGAAACAGAAGACTGGGGATAAAGATGATGTTTATTTGGAGTCTCTGAAGCCTAGCTTTACCAGTGAATCATCTCGAGATATAGTCTACGCATAG
- the LOC104751357 gene encoding uncharacterized protein LOC104751357, whose amino-acid sequence MVADSITDSDDLFHGSPISRDFSKKRSKANWICKLKQWKIDDRRKQWIYQWKKANVDEEEIGRRLQSLLNKLTDKKAWRIDGYHEERSNDGDDEIVKTSSASGSPTSVLLKSSRGSSVVSEDCFCCSKQMTTDEEEEVFDDAYDNWDGFRDALNSFENDKDDTFKLEQGEDLVPNTIQRRNNKSTLEKKLFHKDNRCKHEASSPQKKAIHRNSKKKKRSTNSGKQEGDDEECPICSEVMDETDLSFKPCPCGFRICLFCHKKISENEARCPSCRKDYDQTSNSSGEVGFQQRGRGTIRLSPSFRGLDRA is encoded by the exons ATGGTTGCTGATTCCATCACAGACTCTGACGACCTCTTTCATGGCTCTCCGATTTCTAGAGATTTCTCCAAGAAACGCAGCAAg GCGAATTGGATTTGTAAGCTGAAGCAGTGGAAGATTGATGATCGTCGCAAGCAATGGATTTATCAAT GGAAAAAAGCAAACGTAGACGAAGAAGAAATAGGCCGTAGATTGCAATCTTTGTTAAATAAACTTACTGATAAGAAAGCTTGGCGGATTGATGGTTATCATGAAGAAAGAAgcaatgatggtgatgatgagattgTAAAGACATCGTCTGCTAGTGGTAGTCCCACGAGTGTACTACTCAAGAGCAGCAGAGGCTCATCTGTTGTTAGTGAAGATTGTTTCTGTTGTTCTAAGCAGATGACGActgatgaagaggaggaagttTTCGACGATGCTTATGACAACTGGGATGGGTTTAGAGATGCGTTGAACTCCTTTGAGAATGATAAAGACGACACCTTTAAGCTTGAGCAAGGAGAAGATCTAGTTCCAAATACAATCCAGAGGAGGAACAACAAGTCTACCCTTGAGAAGAAGCTCTTTCATAAAGACAACAGGTGCAAGCATGAAGCTTCTTCACCTCAAAAGAAGGCGATTCACAGAAacagtaaaaagaagaagaggtctACTAACTCTGGGAAGcaagaaggtgatgatgaagaatgtCCTATTTGCTCTGAAGTGATGGACGAAACTGATCTAAGTTTCAAACCATGTCCTTGTGGGTTTCGGATTTGTCTCTTCTGCCACAAGAAGATCAGTGAAAACGAAGCTCGTTGTCCATCTTGCAGGAAGGACTATGATCAGACGAGTAATAGTAGTGGAGAAGTAGGCTTCCAGCAACGTGGTCGTGGCACAATTCGCTTGTCTCCATCATTTAGGGGACTTGACAGAgcttga
- the LOC104751356 gene encoding NAD(P)H-quinone oxidoreductase subunit O, chloroplastic has translation MAFSATLSQLSSLSTISSSLPFSSRGFPLRSLPQFTVKAEAGKEKKQSTQAKSDGEAPPAATKTPKTLPKKPVYSMKKGQIVRVDKEKYLNSINYLSVGHPPFYKGLDYIYEDRGEVLDLRVFETGEYALVGWVGIPTAPAWLPTDMLIKSEKLVYERM, from the exons ATGGCTTTCTCAGCGACTCTGTCTcagctttcttctctttctaccATCTCCTCTTCGTTACCATTTTCTTCGAGAGGATTCCCTCTTCGATCTCTACCTCAATTCACAGTCAAAGCAGAAGCagggaaagagaagaaacagagcacaCAGGCCAAGTCAGATGGGGAAGCACCACCAGCTGCCACCAAAACACCTAAAACTCTTCCCAAGAAACCGGTTTACTCGA TGAAGAAGGGCCAAATCGTTCGTGTTGACAAAGAGAAGTACCTCAACAGCATCAAT TACTTATCAGTTGGACATCCTCCTTTCTACAAAGGACTTGATTACATATACGAAGATCGCGGCGAG GTCTTGGACCTTCGTGTTTTTGAGACTGGAGAGTATGCACTT GTTGGATGGGTAGGTATCCCGACTGCACCGGCTTGGCTACCAACAGATATGCTCATCAAG TCTGAGAAACTTGTTTACGAGCGAATGTAA
- the LOC104751358 gene encoding two-component response regulator ARR15-like: MALGDLSSSSSASSELHVLAVDDSFVDRKVIERLLKISACKVTTVESGTRALQYLGLDKGSSGLKDLKVNLIVTDYSMPGLTGYELLKKIKESSAFREIPVVIMSSENIQPRIEQCMIEGAEDFLLKPVKLADVKRIKELIMRGGEAKEGLTKSPSPKRILQNDIDSSPSSSSSSTSSSQDVSSLDDDTPYSKRMKLEPS, translated from the exons ATGGCTCTCGGGGatttatcttcctcttcttctgcttcctcgGAGTTACATGTTCTTGCCGTTGATGATAGTTTCGTTGATCGTAAAGTTATTGAGAGATTGCTTAAGATCTCTGCTTGTAAAG tgacgACTGTTGAGAGTGGGACTAGGGCTCTTCAGTATCTTGGTTTAGATAAAGGATCTTCTGGTCTTAAg GATTTGAAGGTGAACTTGATAGTGACAGATTACTCTATGCCAGGATTAACGGGATATGAACTCCTCAAGAAGATTAAA GAGTCTTCAGCATTCAGAGAAATACCGGTAGTCATAATGTCGTCTGAAAACATACAACCTCGTATAGAACA aTGTATGATAGAAGGAGCAGAGGATTTTTTGCTAAAACCGGTGAAATTAGCAGACGTGAAGCGGATAAAAGAACTTATAATGAGAGGTGGTGAAGCTAAAGAAGGATTAACCAAAAGCCCTAGCCCTAAGAGAATCCTACAAAACGACATTGATTCATCtccatcatcgtcatcttcatcaacatcGTCGTCTCAGGATGTTTCCTCTCTCGATGACGACACTCCATATTCCAAGAGGATGAAATTAGAGCCTAGCTAG
- the LOC104751361 gene encoding pentatricopeptide repeat-containing protein At1g74900, mitochondrial-like — translation MKRLFNTSAAGVNLKPPPADFAAIAKLILSSPTTTHQTLDDDQSPLSVKTTPWTPHLVNSILKRLWNHGPKALEFFHFLDTHHRNYIHDASSFDLAIDIAARLHLHTTVWSLIHRMRSLRIGPSPKTFAIVAERYASTGKPDKAVKLFLNMHEHGCFQDLASFNTILDVLCKSKRVEKAYELFRALRGRFSADTVTYNVIVNGWCLIKRTPKALEVLKEMVERGINPNLTTYNTMLKGFFRSGQIRQAWEFFLEMKKRDCEIDVVTYTTVVHGFGVAGEINRARNVFDEMIREGVLPSVATYNAMIQVLCKKDSVENAVVMFEEMVRKGYEPNVTTYNVLIRGLFHAGKFSRGEDLMQRMVDEGCKPNFQTYNMTIRYYSECSEIEKALGLFEKMGSGDCLPNLDTYNILISGMFVRKRSEDMVVAGKLLLEMVERGFIPRKFTFNRVLNGLLLTGNQAFAKEILRLQSKFGSRLLRKFRL, via the exons ATGAAACGTCTTTTTAATACTTCGGCCGCCGGGGTCAATCTGAAACCACCACCGGCAGATTTCGCCGCCATAGCTAAGCTAATCCTCTCATCTCCCACCACAACTCACCAAACGCTAGACGACGATCAATCTCCACTCTCCGTCAAAACAACACCTTGGACTCCACATCTCGTAAACTCTATCCTCAAACGCCTCTGGAACCACGGCCCTAAAGCTCTCGAATTCTTCCACTTCCTCGACACTCACCACCGCAATTATATCCACGATGCTTCATCCTTCGACCTCGCGATCGACATCGCCGCCCGTCTTCACCTCCACACCACCGTCTGGTCACTCATTCACCGTATGCGCTCTCTCCGCATCGGTCCTTCCCCCAAAACCTTCGCAATCGTCGCCGAGAGGTACGCTTCCACCGGGAAACCTGATAAAGCCGTAAAGCTGTTTCTCAATATGCACGAGCATGGTTGTTTCCAGGATTTGGCTTCTTTCAATACGATTCTCGATGTGTTGTGTAAATCCAAACGCGTTGAGAAAGCTTATGAGTTGTTTAGGGCTCTTAGGGGAAGGTTTAGTGCTGATACTGTTACTTACAATGTGATTGTTAATGGTTGGTGTTTGATTAAACGTACGCCTAAGGCTTTAGAG GTTTTGAAAGAGATGGTTGAGAGAGggataaaccctaatttgacCACTTATAACACAATGCTCAAAGGGTTTTTTCGATCTGGTCAGATTAGACAAGCTTGGGAATTCTTCTTGGAGATGAAGAAACGGGATTGTGAAATCGATGTTGTTACTTATACTACTGTGGTTCACGGGTTTGGTGTCGCCGGGGAGATCAACCGGGCGAGGAATGTTTTCGATGAGATGATTAGAGAAGGTGTGCTTCCTTCTGTTGCGACTTACAATGCTATGATTCAAGTTTTGTGTAAGAAAGATAGCGTTGAGAATGCGGTTGTCATGTTTGAGGAAATGGTGAGGAAAGGTTATGAACCGAATGTGACTACTTATAATGTGTTGATAAGAGGGTTGTTTCACGCTGGAAAGTTCAGTCGTGGAGAGGATTTGATGCAGAGAATGGTAGATGAAGGCTGTAAGCCAAACTTCCAGACATACAATATGACGATACGCTATTATTCAGAATGCAGCGAGATTGAGAAAGCGTTGGGTTTGTTTGAGAAGATGGGGAGTGGGGATTGCTTGCCAAATCTGGATACTTATAATATACTGATAAGTGGGATGTTTGTGAGAAAAAGATCGGAAGATATGGTGGTCGCTGGTAAACTATTGCTTGAGATGGTTGAGAGAGGGTTTATACCCCGGAAATTCACTTTTAATCGAGTTCTGAATGGGCTTCTTCTGACTGGGAATCAGGCTTTCGCTAAGGAGATTTTGAGATTGCAGAGTAAATTTGGTAGCCGGCTTCTCCGGAAGTTCAGGCTATGA
- the LOC104751360 gene encoding mannose-1-phosphate guanyltransferase alpha, which produces MGSSMEEKVVAVIMVGGPTKGTRFRPLSLNIPKPLFPIAGQPMVHHPISACKRIPNLAQIYLVGFYEEREFALYVSAISNELKVPVRYLREDKPHGSAGGLYHFRNLIMEDSPSHIFLLNCDVCCSFPLPEMLEAHRGYGGIGTLLVIKVSPESASQFGELVADPVTNELLHYTEKPETFVSDRINCGVYVFTPEIFNAIGDVSTERKDRATLKRVSSFEALQPATRIPTDFVRLDQDILSPLAGKKQLYTYETMDFWEQIKSPGMSLRCSGLYLSQFRLTSPQLLASGDGTSSAIVIGDVYIHPSAKVHPTAKIGPNVSISANARVGPGVRLISCIILDDVEIMENAVVTNAIVGWKSSIGRWSRVQAEGVYNTKLGVTILGDSVSVEDEVVVTSSIVLPNKTLNVSVQDEIIL; this is translated from the exons atggGAAGCTCAATGGAGGAGAAAGTGGTGGCTGTGATCATGGTCGGTGGTCCAACCAAAG GTACTCGGTTTCGACCATTGTCACTGAATATTCCAAAGCCTCTGTTTCCTATTGCGGGACAACCAATGGTGCATCATCCAATTTCAGCTTGTAAAAGA ATTCCAAATTTAGCTCAAATATATCTTGTTGGCTTCTATGAGGAAAGGGAATTTGCACTTTATGTCTCAGCCATCTCTAATGAACTCAAAGTTCCTGTTAG ATATCTGCGAGAAGACAAACCACATGGTTCAGCTGGTGGGCTGTATCACTTTAGAAATCTTATTATGGAGGATAGCCCG TCTCATATCTTCCTGCTTAACTGTGATGTTTGCTGCAGTTTCCCTTTGCCCGAAATGCTTG AGGCTCACAGGGGATATGGTGGAATTGGAACTCTTCTTGTGATCAAG gtCTCTCCTGAATCAGCCAGCCAATTTGGAGAATTGGTTGCAGATCCAGTTACTAATGAGCTGCTTCATTACACTGAGAAACCCGAAACTTTT GTCAGTGATCGTATCAACTGCGGTGTCTATGTATTTACACCTGAAATTTTTAATGCCATAGGAGATGTTTCTACTGAGAGGAAAGATAGAG CAACTCTAAAACGTGTTTCCAGCTTCGAAGCTCTTCAACCGGCAACAAG gaTCCCGACAGATTTTGTAAGACTGGATCAAGATATCCTTTCTCCTCTAGCTGGAAAGAAACAGCTATACACATATGAGACCATGGACTTCTGGGAGCAAATTAAATCTCCCGG AATGTCACTGAGGTGTTCCGGACTCTATCTTTCCCAATTCCGCTTGACCTCTCCCCAACTGTTGGCTAGTGGTGATGGAACAAGTAGTGCAATTGTAATTGGTGATGTTTACATACATCCTTCTGCAAAAGTACACCCAACTGCTAAG ATTGGTCCCAACGTCTCAATCTCTGCAAATGCTCGTGTTGGACCGGGTGTCAGGCTTATCAGCTGTATCATCCTTGACGATGTGGAGATCATG GAAAATGCTGTGGTGACTAATGCAATTGTTGGGTGGAAATCTTCTATCGGAAGATGGTCCCGCGTCCAG GCTGAGGGAGTCTACAATACCAAACTCGGAGTTACAATTCTcg GAGACTCGGTTTCAGTTGAAGACGAGGTTGTGGTGACCAGCAGTATTGTTCTTCCAAACAAGACACTCAATGTCAGTGTTCAAGACGAGATCATTTTGTAA
- the LOC104751362 gene encoding betaine aldehyde dehydrogenase 1, chloroplastic-like, which translates to MEDVAGCFEFYADLAEGLDAKQKAPVSLPMETFKSYVLKQPLGVVGLITPWNYPLLMAVWKVAPSLAAGCTAVLKPSELASVTCLELADICREVGLPPGVLNVLTGLGSEAGAPLSSHPGVDKIAFTGSFATGSKVXHHGNYCWNYPLLMAVWKVAPSLAAGCTAVLKPSELASVTCLELADICREVGLPPGVLNVLTGLGSEAGAPLSSHPGVDKIAFTGSFATGSKVMAAAAQLVKPVSMELGGKSPLIVFDDVDLDKAAEWALFGCFWTNGQICSATSRLLVHENIAAEFIEKLVKWSKNIKISDPMEEGCRLGPVVSKGQYEKILKFVSTAKSEGATILHGGSRPEHLGKGFFIEPTIITDVTTSMQIWREEVFGPVLCVKSFATEDEAIELANDSHYGLGAAVISNDAERCDRVSQAFEAGIVWINCSQPCFTQAPWGGVKRSGFGRELGEWGLDNYLSVKQVTLYTSNDPWGWYKSPN; encoded by the exons ATG GAAGATGTTGCTggatgttttgaattttatgctGACCTTGCTGAAGGATTAGATGCTAAGCAGAAAGCTCCGGTCTCGCTTCCCATGGAGACTTTTAAGAGTTATGTTCTGAAGCAACCTCTTGGAGTTGTGGGACTTATTACACCATG GAATTACCCCCTTTTGATGGCTGTTTGGAAGGTGGCTCCTTCACTTGCTGCAGGATGCACTGCGGTTCTCAAGCCATCAGAGCTGGCATCCGT CACTTGTTTGGAGCTTGCTGATATTTGTCGAGAAGTTGGTCTTCCTCCTGGGGTCCTCAATGTTTTGACTGGTTTAGGTTCGGAAGCTGGTGCTCCTTTGTCATCACACCCTGGTGTGGACAAG ATTGCATTTACTGGAAGTTTTGCCACAGGAAGTAAGGTCNTACACCATGGTAACTACTGCTG GAATTACCCCCTTTTGATGGCTGTTTGGAAGGTGGCTCCTTCACTTGCTGCAGGATGCACTGCGGTTCTCAAGCCATCAGAGCTGGCATCCGT CACTTGTTTGGAGCTTGCTGATATTTGTCGAGAAGTTGGTCTTCCTCCTGGGGTCCTCAATGTTTTGACTGGTTTAGGTTCGGAAGCTGGTGCTCCTTTGTCATCACACCCTGGTGTGGACAAG ATTGCATTTACTGGAAGTTTTGCCACAGGAAGTAAGGTCATGGCAGCTGCTGCTCAGTTGGTGAAG CCTGTTTCTATGGAGCTTGGTGGGAAGAGCCCTCTCATTGTGTTCGATGACGTTGATCTTGATAAAG CTGCTGAATGGGCTCTCTTTGGCTGCTTCTGGACAAATGGTCAAATCTGCAGTGCGACTTCCCGCCTTCTTGTTCAT GAAAACATCGCAGCTGAATTTATAGAAAAGCTTGTGAAGTGGAGCAAGAACATTAAAATTTCAGACCCCATGGAAGAAGGATGCAGGCTTGGTCCTGTCGTTAGCAAAGGACAG TATGAGAAGATATTGAAGTTTGTCTCAACGGCTAAGAGTGAAGGAGCAACGATCTTGCATGGTGGTTCCCGACCTGAG CATCTTGGAAAAGGCTTCTTTATTGAACCAACCATCATAACTGATGTTACAACTTCGATGCAAATATGGAGAGAAGAGGTGTTCGGGCCTGTTCTTTGCGTGAAATCATTTGCCACTGAGGACGAGGCAATTGAGCTAGCAAATGACTCCCA TTACGGACTAGGAGCTGCAGTGATATCTAATGATGCAGAAAGATGTGACCGTGTAAGCCAG GCCTTTGAAGCTGGGATTGTGTGGATTAACTGCTCGCAGCCTTGCTTTACTCAAGCCCCATGGGGTGGAGTCAAACGCAGTGGGTTTGGACGTGAACTTGGAGAATG GGGACTTGATAACTACTTGAGTGTGAAGCAAGTGACTCTCTACACTTCAAACGATCCATGGGGATGGTACAAATCCCCCAACTAA
- the LOC104753846 gene encoding betaine aldehyde dehydrogenase 1, chloroplastic-like, with translation MAMPMPTRQLFIDGEWREPISKKRIPIVNPATEEVIGEIPAATSEDVDVAVNAARRAFSRNKGKDWAKAPGALRAKYLRAIAAKVNERKSDLAKLEALDCGKPLDEAVWDMEDVAGCFEFYADLAEGLDAKQRAPVSLPMETFKSYVLKQPLGVVGLITPWNYPLLMAVWKVAPSLAAGCTAVLKPSELASVTCLELADICREVGLPPGVLNVLTGLGSEAGAPLSSHPGVDKVLSGEIPAATSEDVDVAVNAARRAFSRNKGKDWAKAPGALRAKYLRAIAAKVFT, from the exons atggcgATGCCGATGCCAACTCGTCAGCTATTCATCGACGGTGAGTGGAGAGAGCCCATCTCGAAGAAACGAATCCCGATCGTGAATCCGGCTACCGAAGAGGTCATTG GTGAAATCCCTGCAGCTACATCGGAGGATGTGGATGTTGCAGTCAACGCTGCTCGAAGAGCTTTTTCAAGGAATAAAGGGAAAGATTGGGCTAAAGCACCAGGAGCTCTTCGTGCTAAGTATCTACGTGCTATTGCCGCTAAG GTAAATGAAAGGAAGTCAGATCTGGCTAAGCTTGAGGCGCTTGATTGTGGTAAACCATTGGATGAAGCAGTCTGGGATATG GAAGATGTTGCTggatgttttgaattttatgctGACCTTGCTGAAGGATTAGATGCTAAGCAGAGAGCTCCGGTCTCGCTTCCCATGGAGACTTTTAAGAGTTATGTTCTGAAGCAACCTCTTGGAGTTGTGGGACTTATTACACCATG GAATTACCCCCTTTTGATGGCTGTTTGGAAGGTGGCTCCTTCACTTGCTGCAGGATGCACTGCGGTTCTCAAGCCATCAGAGCTGGCATCCGT CACTTGTTTGGAGCTTGCTGATATTTGTCGAGAAGTTGGTCTTCCTCCTGGGGTCCTCAATGTTTTGACTGGTTTAGGTTCGGAAGCTGGTGCTCCTTTGTCATCACACCCTGGTGTGGACAAGGTATTG TCAGGTGAAATCCCTGCAGCTACATCGGAGGATGTGGATGTTGCAGTCAACGCTGCTCGAAGAGCTTTTTCAAGGAATAAAGGGAAAGATTGGGCTAAAGCACCAGGAGCTCTTCGTGCTAAGTATCTACGTGCTATTGCCGCTAAGGTATTCActtga
- the LOC104751363 gene encoding ethylene-responsive transcription factor ERF018-like, whose amino-acid sequence MVKKQAKAIKEEEEKRNTAMQSKYKGVRKRKWGKWVSEIRLPHSRERIWLGSYDTPEKAARAFDAAQFCLRGRDAGFNFPDNPPSISGGRSLTPPEIQEAAARFANNNQDSVVKGEEEEESGIVPGSEIRPESPSTSASVATTTSTVDYDLSFLDLLPMDFGVFPGFYDFSDDFAGDRFTEILPIEDYGGDSLLEQSLLLWDF is encoded by the coding sequence ATGGTGAAGAAGCAAGCGAAAGCGatcaaggaagaggaagagaagagaaacacGGCGATGCAGTCCAAATACAAAGGAGTGAGGAAGAGGAAATGGGGTAAATGGGTTTCTGAGATCAGACTCCCACACAGCAGGGAACGTATCTGGTTGGGCTCTTACGACACCCCCGAGAAAGCTGCCCGTGCTTTCGACGCCGCTCAGTTTTGCCTCCGCGGCCGCGACGCCGGTTTCAATTTCCCAGATAACCCACCCTCTATCTCAGGAGGTAGGTCTTTGACGCCTCCGGAGATCCAAGAAGCGGCTGCTCGGTTCGCCAACAACAACCAAGACAGTGTtgtcaaaggagaagaagaagaagaatcgggTATAGTACCCGGATCCGAGATCCGACCTGAGTCTCCTTCTACCTCTGCATCTGTCGCTACTACAACATCGACAGTGGACTATGATCTTTCGTTTTTGGATTTGCTTCCGATGGATTTCGGGGTGTTTCCTGGGTTTTATGACTTCTCCGACGACTTCGCCGGTGATCGTTTTACGGAGATTTTACCAATCGAAGATTACGGAGGGGATAGTTTATTAGAacaatctttgcttctttgggATTTTTAA
- the LOC104751364 gene encoding uncharacterized protein LOC104751364 has protein sequence MILSKRPHLMIRKLSEMLVPRSRSAIQPEDYTASPRSPLDLKFPSPVSSKRFGSGGVGLGIVAALEETSIGINRNDPVRYSGRFRCPEIDLSEEEYTYVTSPNGPTKVYYNDDDGFELFENEYPIVVQKPMVIADEPPLIKRQSFRASSTEFLSSCCLCKKKLQGKDIYMYKGEMGFCSAECRSVQLMNDERKEQCKTQVSRNVEVSSSPYTAGQTGIFVF, from the exons ATGATACTAAGCAAGAGACCTCATCTAATGATCCGTAAACTGTCTGAGATGTTGGTTCCAAGAAGCAGATCTGCTATCCAACCTGAAGATTACACGGCTAGTCCCAGAAGTCCGTTGGATTTGAAATTCCCGTCGCCGGTTAGCTCGAAGCGGTTCGGTTCCGGTGGAGTCGGTTTGGGTATCGTAGCTGCGTTAGAGGAAACCAGCATCGGGATTAACCGGAACGATCCGGTTCGTTACTCAGGGAGATTCCGGTGCCCCGAGATTGATCTGTCCGAGGAGGAATACACTTACGTCACCAGCCCAAACGGGCCGACCAAAGTGTATTACAACGACGATGACGGGTTCGAATTGTTTGAAAACGAGTATCCCATAGTGGTGCAGAAGCCGATGGTTATCGCAGATGAACCACCGCTTATTAAAAGACAGAGTTTTAGGGCTTCTTCGACAGAGTTTCTGAGTTCTTGTTGCTTGTGTAAGAAGAAACTTCAAGGCAAAGACATTTACATGTACAA AGGAGAGATGGGATTTTGTAGTGCTGAATGCAGATCAGTGCAACTAATGAATGACGAACGAAAAGAGCAATGTAAAACGCAAGTTTCAAGAAATGTGGAGGTTTCGAGCTCTCCATACACCGCCGGGCAGACCGGAATATTCGTATTTTAG
- the LOC104751365 gene encoding protein TIFY 10B-like, which translates to MSSSAECWDFSGRKPSFSQTCSRLSRYLKEKGSFGDLTLGMTCKPDLNGGGGFAASRQPTMMNLFPCEASGIDSLAGQDIKPKDMFPRQSSFSSSSSSGTKEEVQMITETKSEKLESQSAPLTIFYGGRVMVFDDFSAHRAKEVIDLANIGNAKSFTHEVNQKIAYTQNFAKNQTEIASSTNLAASPTKTAAPLEPIQPNPSSLACELPIVRRASLHRFLEKRKDRITSKAPYQIDGSAEASSKPNPAWLGSR; encoded by the exons ATGTCGAGTTCTGCCGAGTGTTGGGACTTCTCTGGTCGTAAACCAAGTTTTTCACAGACTTGTAGTCGATTGAGTCGTTATCTTAAGGAGAAGGGTAGTTTTGGAGATCTCACCTTAGGCATGACATGCAAGCCCGACCTCAATG gaggAGGAGGTTTTGCTGCGTCACGTCAGCCTACGATGATGAATCTGTTCCCTTGTGAAGCTTCTGGAATAGATTCTTTGGCTGGTCAAGACATTAAACCCAAGGATATGTTTCCGAGACAAtcaagcttttcttcttcctcttcctctgggACCAAAGAAGAAGTTCAGATGATCACTGAGACTAA ATCTGAGAAGCTGGAGTCTCAATCTGCTCCATTGACTATATTCTACGGTGGTCGAGTTATGgtgtttgatgatttttctgCTCACAGAGCCAAAGAAGTCATTGATTTGGCTAACATAGGAAATGCCAAAAGCTTCACGCATGAAGTGAACCAGAAGATTGCTTATACTCAGAACTTTGCCAAGAATCAAACAGAGATTGCTTCTAGCACCAATCTAGCTGCGAGTCCTACAAAAACTGCAGCACCACTAGAGCCTATCCAGCCCAACCCGTCCTCTTTAGCCTGCG AACTCCCCATTGTTAGAAGAGCTTCGCTTCATCGATTCCTAGAGAAGAGGAAGGATAG GATTACATCAAAAGCACCATACCAGATAGATGGGTCAGCTGAAGCGTCTTCCAAGCCTAACCCAGCTTGGCTCGGTTCGCGGTAA